In one Chloroflexota bacterium genomic region, the following are encoded:
- the hflX gene encoding GTPase HflX: protein MPKPLTIPAQAPIEKAFLVGVELKRPRNEFPIEDSLDELERLAETAGLQVIGRVVQHVERINPATFIGKGKLNEIIATRADAPFDVLLFDEELHPNQQREIEQAFEGADIKVLDRTALILDIFAQHARTKEGALQVELAQYEYRLPRLTRMWTHLARQAGGAAGRGGTGGVGLRGPGERQLELDRREIRTRISHLKKQIEEVRTHRREYRRKRKKEGAPTVAIVGYTNAGKSTLLNALSGADILTEDKLFATLDPTTRRVKLPGGSEALFTDTVGFIQKLPTELVAAFRATLEEITEADVLLHVLDASHANARDQAHAVEETLEEIGAGDKPMVIALNKMDRILLPNPPLGKGRDWVGSVTQDESVRFAQDMFLREGNAVRISALKGQGLDELLALVERALAEEMIQLRVRIPYNQGELVALFHQRGIIEREEFTPRGTVIVGKIAARLVERFEEYRI from the coding sequence ATCCCAAAACCATTAACCATCCCAGCTCAAGCCCCCATCGAAAAAGCATTTCTCGTCGGCGTCGAACTCAAGCGCCCGCGCAACGAATTTCCGATTGAGGATTCGCTCGACGAACTCGAACGGCTCGCGGAAACGGCGGGACTGCAAGTCATCGGGCGCGTCGTGCAACACGTCGAGCGCATCAACCCCGCGACGTTCATCGGCAAAGGCAAACTGAACGAGATCATCGCGACGCGCGCGGATGCGCCGTTTGATGTTTTGCTGTTCGACGAAGAACTGCACCCCAACCAACAACGCGAGATCGAGCAGGCGTTTGAAGGCGCGGACATCAAGGTGCTCGATCGCACCGCGCTCATCCTCGATATTTTCGCGCAACACGCGCGCACCAAAGAAGGCGCGCTCCAGGTCGAACTCGCGCAGTACGAGTACCGCTTGCCGCGTCTGACGCGCATGTGGACGCACCTCGCGCGCCAAGCCGGCGGCGCCGCCGGGCGCGGCGGCACCGGCGGCGTCGGCTTGCGCGGTCCCGGCGAACGCCAACTCGAATTGGATCGCCGCGAGATTCGCACGCGCATTTCGCATCTCAAAAAACAAATCGAAGAGGTGCGCACGCATCGCCGCGAGTATCGGCGCAAGCGCAAAAAGGAAGGCGCGCCCACCGTCGCGATTGTCGGGTACACGAACGCCGGAAAATCCACCTTGCTCAACGCGCTCTCTGGCGCGGATATTCTCACCGAAGACAAATTATTTGCGACGCTCGACCCGACGACGCGGCGCGTGAAATTGCCGGGCGGTTCCGAAGCATTGTTCACCGACACAGTCGGGTTCATCCAGAAACTGCCGACCGAACTCGTCGCCGCGTTTCGTGCCACGCTCGAAGAAATCACCGAAGCCGATGTGCTGTTGCACGTGCTCGACGCGTCGCACGCGAATGCGCGCGATCAAGCGCACGCGGTTGAAGAGACGCTTGAGGAAATCGGCGCGGGCGACAAGCCGATGGTGATCGCGTTGAATAAGATGGATCGCATACTCCTCCCGAACCCTCCCCTTGGTAAGGGGAGGGACTGGGTGGGGTCGGTTACCCAAGACGAGTCCGTTCGCTTCGCTCAGGACATGTTTTTGCGCGAGGGGAACGCGGTCCGCATCTCGGCGTTGAAAGGGCAGGGGTTGGACGAGTTGCTCGCACTCGTCGAACGCGCGCTCGCGGAAGAGATGATCCAATTGCGCGTGAGGATTCCGTACAATCAAGGCGAACTCGTCGCGCTGTTTCATCAACGCGGCATCATCGAACGCGAAGAGTTTACGCCGCGCGGCACCGTGATCGTCGGCAAGATCGCGGCGCGGTTAGTCGAACGGTTTGAAGAGTATCGAATCTAA
- a CDS encoding RidA family protein, with the protein MKIEAKLQAMGLVLPEPMKLNKPMKLPFAWVRVHGSRAFISGHGPLKPDGTLAHPLGKVGAEVSIEEGYQAARLVALNMLASLKRELGDLDRVTGWVRVFGMVNSASGFTQQPTIINGFSDLILELWGPEAGAHARSAVGMASLPMDIPVEIEAEVDIS; encoded by the coding sequence ATGAAAATCGAAGCGAAGTTGCAAGCAATGGGTCTGGTTCTGCCGGAGCCGATGAAACTGAACAAGCCGATGAAGTTGCCGTTCGCGTGGGTGCGCGTGCATGGCAGTCGCGCGTTCATCTCCGGGCACGGTCCGCTCAAGCCCGATGGCACGCTCGCGCATCCGCTCGGCAAGGTGGGCGCGGAGGTTTCCATCGAGGAAGGGTATCAAGCCGCGCGCTTGGTCGCGCTGAACATGCTCGCGAGTCTCAAGCGCGAGCTTGGCGACCTGGATCGCGTGACGGGCTGGGTGCGCGTGTTCGGGATGGTGAACTCGGCATCGGGATTCACGCAACAGCCGACCATCATCAACGGCTTTTCAGATTTGATCCTCGAACTGTGGGGACCCGAAGCCGGCGCGCACGCGCGATCCGCGGTTGGCATGGCGAGTCTGCCGATGGACATTCCGGTGGAGATCGAGGCGGAAGTGGACATTTCGTGA
- a CDS encoding GxxExxY protein, with protein MPQLILEDQTYQLRGALFQVYRELKGSGISESAWESALAIVLDEKKIPHKEQTPYSVHYKGVEVGRYYTDVIAWDIILLELKSSPEDLSPLNMAQTISYLRVTGLPLALLVNFGATDIEIKRVPNFLEKRSWQDIQAPAFQAKDTMLFPELVYAIRGILLQVHFELGPGFIHFVYRRAAQVEMRERGIPFEFKKQIPVMFHHQVLQNVDCRLIIVENSVAVATVALKEVTDVHRQRLARYLGWLNLKIGLLANFYKTTLEIETIRV; from the coding sequence ATGCCTCAACTCATCCTGGAAGACCAAACCTATCAATTGCGCGGCGCATTGTTTCAGGTCTATCGCGAACTGAAGGGATCGGGCATCTCCGAATCTGCATGGGAGAGCGCACTCGCGATTGTGTTGGACGAGAAAAAGATTCCGCACAAGGAACAAACGCCGTACTCGGTGCATTACAAAGGCGTTGAGGTTGGACGTTATTACACGGATGTGATTGCCTGGGACATTATTCTGCTTGAATTGAAATCCTCGCCCGAAGATTTGTCGCCACTCAACATGGCACAGACAATTTCATACCTCAGGGTCACCGGCTTGCCACTCGCATTGTTGGTCAATTTTGGCGCAACAGACATCGAGATCAAGCGTGTGCCGAATTTCCTTGAGAAGAGATCGTGGCAAGACATTCAAGCGCCGGCATTCCAAGCGAAAGACACGATGTTGTTCCCCGAACTCGTGTACGCAATTCGCGGCATTTTGCTTCAAGTGCATTTTGAACTGGGACCTGGGTTCATTCATTTCGTTTACCGCCGTGCGGCACAAGTCGAGATGCGTGAACGCGGCATCCCATTTGAATTCAAAAAGCAAATTCCAGTCATGTTCCACCATCAAGTTTTGCAGAACGTGGATTGCCGTTTGATTATTGTGGAAAATTCTGTGGCAGTGGCAACCGTTGCGCTAAAAGAGGTCACCGATGTTCATCGGCAACGACTGGCACGGTATCTTGGTTGGCTCAACCTGAAAATCGGATTGCTCGCCAACTTTTACAAGACAACTCTGGAGATTGAGACGATTCGCGTGTAG